A genomic segment from Nicotiana tabacum cultivar K326 chromosome 7, ASM71507v2, whole genome shotgun sequence encodes:
- the LOC107820883 gene encoding uncharacterized protein LOC107820883: MATETVSSDHLIPGSEKIEKEVLEEVKTMEVESVPPTKDNGIKPIEEDSPSPVVSSTETVEKIEDTKSEAPVIEEPKKDAEEEKPKAEEPGSTIAEEVEKVENEEKPNAEEPSQVIVEEVKKADEEEKPIADEAAPATVEEVKIADEVEKPTIEAPTPAIVDEVKKADEENKPTTEELPATITEELKKSDEEEKPKADEPIPTIAKEVKKADEEEKPTMEEQPATIIEELKKTDGEDKPKADEPIPVIVEEVKKADEEPTIEEPPPTIIEEVKKSDEEEKPIADEPLPPAIEEVKKADEDQKPNADEISPPPPTTDEEEKPKAEELPSIPATSAESEEKTGDKEIEPPTVEEVKKQDETPALDVTSKDIPELTKEPAPEPEAQSIPEQVVDVIKGELEVQPEAEKVEILEKGSENEPVKENPEEQPTTVGVVEKSVAAVEDKKEQADLEASELQKAVVTVSEVPVAEPKIEEISVPAPEKTEQEVAEAVTGKEEAIPVDKVEEAPKGESLLAESSKKATSTTLGSLMQKTDEDSPAEVTGDNAVVEEKEKESVPKATVAEAPAKEEVEKVERETKDVKTDDQDKGEKSVASEELAAPEAKVVETSEVTEKAPELEITSRDIEPLAENESTKDEKIATTIDQDEKREKSVATEELAAPEAKVVETSEVAEKVPELEIASRDIEPNAENGSKNDEKIAASEANEAAVVEKKVDEATANATEPSAEEAQKPETEAKDEKIAEAEKEVEETTKTEEVPVKTKQSSNLMSKVKQSLVKAKKAIIGKSPNSKSESKNEVKTK; the protein is encoded by the exons ATGGCTACTGAAACTGTTTCATCAGATCATCTTATACCTGGCTCTGAG AAAATTGAGAAGGAAGTGCTTGAAGAGGTTAAGACAATGGAAGTAGAGAGTGTTCCCCCTACTAAAGATAATGGAATAAAACCAATAGAAGAGGATTCCCCTAGTCCAGTGGTTTCTTCTACTGAAACAGTGGAAAAAATAGAGGACACAAAAAGCGAAGCTCCAGTAATTGAAGAGCCAAAGAAGGATGCCGAGGAAGAAAAGCCGAAAGCTGAGGAACCAGGCTCAACAATAGCAGAAGAGGTTGAGAAAGTTGAAAATGAAGAGAAGCCGAATGCGGAGGAACCATCGCAAGTGATAGTCGAAGAAGTAAAGAAAGCTGATGAAGAAGAGAAGCCAATAGCAGACGAAGCTGCTCCAGCGACAGTTGAAGAAGTAAAGATAGCTGATGAGGTAGAGAAGCCAACAATAGAGGCACCAACACCTGCCATCGTCGACGAGGTAAAGAAAGCTGATGAGGAAAATAAGCCAACAACAGAGGAACTACCAGCAACCATCACTGAAGAGTTAAAGAAAAGTGATGAGGAAGAGAAGCCTAAAGCTGATGAACCAATCCCAACTATAGCCAAGGAAGTAAAGAAAGCTGATGAAGAAGAGAAGCCAACAATGGAGGAGCAACCAGCAACCATTattgaagaattaaagaaaactGATGGGGAAGATAAGCCTAAAGCTGATGAACCTATTCCGGTAATAGTCGAAGAAGTAAAGAAAGCTGATGAGGAGCCAACAATAGAGGAACCACCACCAACCATCATTGAAGAGGTAAAGAAAAGTGATGAGGAAGAGAAGCCAATAGCTGATGAGCCATTGCCCCCGGCAATTGAAGAGGTAAAGAAAGCTGATGAGGACCAGAAGCCTAATGCtgatgaaatatcgccacctcCACCCACAACTGATGAGGAGGAGAAACCAAAAGCTGAGGAACTGCCAAGTATACCTGCTACTTCAGCAGAATCAGAAGAAAAGACCGGAGACAAGGAAATTGAGCCTCCAACTGTTGAAGAAGTTAAGAAACAAGATGAGACACCTGCATTGGATGTTACTAGCAAAGATATTCCAGAATTAACCAAGGAACCTGCTCCTGAACCAGAAGCTCAAAGTATTCCTGAGCAAGTTGTTGATGTTATCAAAGGTGAACTAGAGGTGCAACCAGAGGCTGAAAAGGTTGAAATTTTGGAGAAAGGATCTGAAAATGAGCCTGTCAAGGAAAATCCTGAAGAGCAGCCAACAACAGTTGGCGTTGTGGAAAAATCAGTTGCGGCTGTTGAGGACAAGAAGGAGCAAGCAGATTTAGAGGCCAGTGAACTGCAAAAAGCTGTTGTAACAGTGTCAGAAGTTCCAGTGGCAGAACCTAAGATAGAAGAAATTTCAGTACCAGCTCCTGAAAAGACTGAACAAGAAGTTGCAGAGGCAGTTACAGGAAAAGAAGAAGCGATTCCAGTAGATAAGGTAGAAGAGGCCCCAAAAGGGGAATCTCTTCTTGCAGAGAGCTCGAAAAAAGCAACTTCAACCACTTTAGGATCATTAATGCAGAAGACAGATGAGGACAGTCCTGCTGAAGTTACTGGAGACAATGCTGTTGTTGAGGAGAAAGAAAAGGAATCGGTTCCAAAGGCTACAGTTGCTGAAGCACCAGCAAAAGAAGAGGTTGAAAAAGTCGAAAGAGAAACAAAGGATGTGAAAACTGATGATCAAGATAAGGGGGAAAAAAGTGTTGCTAGTGAGGAATTAGCGGCACCAGAAGCAAAGGTTGTTGAAACATCTGAAGTTACTGAAAAGGCTCCAGAACTGGAGATTACATCCAGAGACATCGAACCGCTTGCTGAAAATGAGAGCACAAAGGACGAGAAAATTGCTACAACTATTGATCAAGatgagaagagagagaaaagtgtTGCGACGGAAGAATTAGCTGCCCCGGAAGCAAAGGTTGTCGAAACATCTGAAGTTGCTGAAAAGGTTCCAGAACTGGAGATTGCTTCCAGAGACATTGAACCAAATGCTGAAAATGGGAGCAAAAACGACGAGAAAATTGCTGCAAGTGAAGCCAATGAAGCTGCAGTAGTTGAGAAGAAAGTGGATGAGGCAACAGCTAATGCTACTGAACCTTCAGCTGAAGAGGCTCAGAAGCCAGAGACAGAGGCAAAAGATGAGAAAATTGCTGAAGCTGAGAAAGAAGTTGAGGAGACAACAAAAACAGAAGAAGTTCCAGTGAAGACAAAGCAATCAAGCAACCTTATGTCTAAGGTGAAGCAGTCTCTTGTGAAGGCTAAGAAAGCAATCATTGGCAAGTCCCCCAACTCCAAATCTGAATCAAAAAATGAAGTCAAAACCAAATAA